Proteins co-encoded in one Scomber scombrus chromosome 14, fScoSco1.1, whole genome shotgun sequence genomic window:
- the rfc3 gene encoding replication factor C subunit 3 has product MSLWVDKYRPTSLGKLDYHKDQASQLKNLVQCGDFPHLLVYGPSGAGKKTRIMCLLRELYGAGVEKLRIEHQTIVAPSKKKIEINTIASNYHLEVNPSDAGNQDRVVIQELIKTVAQSQQIQSSTQREFKVVLLTEVDRLTKDAQHALRRTMEKYMATCRLILYSNSTSKVIGPIRSRCLAIRVPLPSTEEVCNVLTSVCKKEGLLLPPELAKQISEKSGRNLRKALLMCEACRVQQYPFSVDQDVPETDWEAYLRETANAIVSQQSPQRLLEVRARLYELLTHCIPPDIIMKGLVRELLNNCDGHLKTEVAHMAAYYEHRLQLGNKAIYHLEAFTAKFMAIYKKFMEDGLDAMMF; this is encoded by the exons ATGAGTTTGTGGGTGGACAAATATCGACCGACTTCTCTCGGTAAACTCGACTATCATAAAGATCAAGCATCTCAGCTCAAAAACCTG GTTCAATGTGGCGACTTTCCGCACTTGTTGGTGTACGGACCATCAGGCGCAGGGAAGAAGACCCGCATCATGTGCCTGCTGAGGGAGCTGTATGGCGCTGGGGTGGAGAAGCTTCGCATAGAGCATCAGACCATAGTG GCTCCCTCAAAGAAAAAAATCGAGATCAACACAATAGCCAGCAACTACCACTTGGAAGTAAACCCAAg TGATGCAGGAAACCAGGACCGTGTGGTGATTCAAGAGCTGATTAAAACGGTGGCTCAATCTCAGCAGATCCAGTCAAGCACCCAGAGAGAGTTTAAAG TCGTATTGCTCACAGAGGTGGACAGGCTCACAAAGGATGCCCAGCATGCATTGCGTCGTACAATGGAAAAGTACATGGCCACCTGCCGTCTCATCCTCTACTCTAACTCCACCTCCAAAGTGATCGGGCCCATTCGGAGCCGTTGTCTGGCCATCAGAGTTCCTCTGCCCAGCACAGAAGAG GTTTGTAACGTTCTAACATCAGTCTGTAAGAAGGAGGGTCTGCTCCTCCCACCTGAGCTGGCCAAGCAAATCAGTGAGAAGTCTGGCCGCAACCTTCGCAAAGCCCTTTTGATGTGTGAGGCCTGTAGAGTGCAGCA GTATCCATTCTCAGTGGATCAAGACGTCCCAGAGACGGACTGGGAGGCTTACCTCAGAGAAACGGCAAATGCCATCGTCAGCCAGCAGAGCCCTCAGAG GTTGTTGGAGGTCCGAGCCCGGCTGTACGAGCTGCTGACTCACTGCATCCCTCCCGACATCATCATGAAG GGTCTGGTCAGAGAGTTGCTGAATAACTGCGATGGTCACCTGAAGACAGAGGTGGCCCACATGGCAGCTTACTACGAACACAGACTGCAGCTGGGCAACAAAGCTATCTACCACCTGGAGGCCTTCACAGCCAAGTTCATGGCAATCTACAAGAAGTTCATGGAAGATGGTTTGGATGCCATGATGTTTTGA